The genomic DNA ATTTTCTATCTCTATTTAACATACATTAATTGATAATGATTATCAATTAAATGGTTTTCTAAATGGAGTGGTTACCAGCTTTCTTTTAAATAACGATTGAAAATGGCATAATAAATGACATAGAGTTAAATAGCGGTCGATAAAGTGATGATTTTCATCCTTATTCAAGCGTCAATAAATGAAAGCTGGAGGAAAACAAATGGATACTGTTACGGGGTCAAAAAGAATAAACGGATTTAAAATGGTATTACAAGGGTTAGCTGTGATGATCGGTGCATTTATAACCGCTTATGGACTAGAGGCGGTATTAATTCCAAACAATGTGTCAGATGGAGGCGTGACGGGACTAAGTATCGTAGGATCACAATTATTTGGTTTACCACTGGGCATCCTAATTGCAGTGCTAAATATTCCATTTGTCATTTTAGGGTATTATCAACTTGGTAAAAGCTTTGCCATTTATTCTGTAATCGGCATCGCTTCACTTGCGTATGGAACGAGCGTTATGCATCGCATCCCCACGATTATTGAAGGAGATACGTTGTTAATAACGGTTGTTGGCGGTATTATTATCGGTTTCGGAATGGGGATTGCCCTACGAAACGGGGGTGCGTTAGATGGGATTGACATGTTGGCTGTCCTACTTTCCAGGCGCTTACCTTTTGGAACGAGTGACCTTATTTTATTCTTAAACTTATTTGTGTTTATTGTTGTCTCGTTCGTATTTGGACTTCAAGGGGCTTTCTTATCAGGAATCGCTTATTTTATCGCTTCGAAGGTGATTGCAATTGTTGAAGAGGGGTTAAGTGGTTCTAAGACCTTTAAAATTATTACAGATCAACCAGAATTAATGGTTGAGACAATACGTGAACGCTTGGGTCGTGGTGCCACATATAATCAGGTTGAAGGTGGTTTTTCCAATGAAAGTTTTAAAGAAATCACTTGTATCATTAGCCGTTTAGAGGATAGCAAAATGAAAGAGATTATTAATGAAGTTGACAAACATGCTTTTGTTGCTGTGTATGATGTTGCAGAAGTAAAGGGTGGTAACTTCAAGAAAAGGGATATTCATTGAGCGTCAGTGCAATCAATGTTGAAATAAAGAACCTTACTAACAAGGCTCTACAGTTGGAGATGCCTCCCGCAATAAGCTGGACAGAAGTCCGCTGTCAGTCTTTAAAACAACTTTGAACGGTTTACTTGGTGTCAGTCACTTGTTCAAATGGACAAGAAATTGTTCGTTCCGGGCTTTTTACGTGGAGTAGCGTCCAAAGACTCAATTTTGGCCGTCAAAGCCTTTGTAATGGTTTTTTCGATTGTTATGGGTAGGAAGCACTCACCTATTTGCATAAGGAAAAACGAGTGTATATTTAAAAAGTTGTATTGCTAATCGTCGTTCGCTTTAAAGACGTTTATTGCTTATCAGGTTATCTTATACTAAAATTAAAAACAAAGATTCCCTATTCGGCGTTGGGTCCTACCGATCTAGGGGAAGAATAGAATTTAATGCTGGCATTGTTAAAGTAGCTTCCTTGAAGGAATTGCTTTAATAATGCCTTTTTCTTTAAATAAGAATAAGAAAAAAACGCTTCGAAAAGGTAAAGTAGCTTATTTGAAAAGGTCATATGGAAGAACCAGAGGGAGCGATGGAGATGGAGTTCGATACAAGTACAGTGGCTATTCAAGTAATCGGTGTGGGTGGCGGAGGAAACAATACCATAAACCGCATGATTGAGCATGGGACTCAGGGTGTAGAGTTTATTGCTGTTAATACAGATATGCAGGCTGTCAAATTATCACAAGCAGAGACGAAGATGCAGATCGGTGTAACATTGACAAGAGGTTTAGGAGCAGGAGCTAATCCGGAAATTGGTAAAAAGGCAGTGGAAGAAAGTAAAGAAACGCTCCGAAGGAAAATGAAAGGTGCGGACATGGTGATCGTTACAGCTGGAATGGGAGGTGGTACAGGAACAGGTGCCGCCCCAGCAATTGCCGAAATTGCCCGTGAGCTTGGCATACTCACGATCGGCGTTGTTACATATCCCTTTACGTTCGAGGGCCGTAAGCGTGCAAGTCAAGCGGAAGCTGGTATCGCCGCGATGAAGACAGCCGTAGACACGTTAATTGTTATTCCAAACGATCGTTTGTTGGAAATAATCGATAAAAATACACCCATGCTTGAAGCGTTTCGCGAAGCGGATCATGTCCTGCGCCAAGCTATCCAGGGAATTTCGGATGTCATTACCGTACCAGGTTTAATCAACGTCGACTTTGCTGATGTCAAAACAATCATGTCCAATAAAGGTTCAGCTCTAATAGGCATTGGCAGTGCGAGAGGTAACAACCGTGCTGCTGATGCTGCAAAAAAAGCTATTTCCAGTCCGTTATTTGGGACTGGAACCTCCATAGATCAGGCTCAAGGTGTGCTGATAAAAATCACAGGCGGGACAAATGTAAGTCTATATGAAGTACAAGAGGCTGCAGATATTATTGCGTCTGTGGGAGGTGACGAGTCAACCGTGATTATCGGTTCTGTCATTAACGAAAACTTACAAGATGAGATGGTTATAACCGTTATTGCTACTGGCTTTAATGATTGGAAGGCCCCAGTCAGCAAAACATCTTCTCAACTTTCAACAGCAGACAAGAGGTCACAACCAACCAGTCGATAGCACAAGCAATTGGTGTTTATACAAATCTTATTTAGGTTTTATATTACTAGCATCGCGTGAAAGTTAATGGATTTTTCAGATGGGGGATTTGATTTATTTTGCAAAAAGGTAATCCTCCTAATAGAGGTAGCGCTGTTCATTCGGTAGTTTTATACAGAGTACCTAGAGCGGAGCTTTGTTGGAAATTACTAGCTGGTGGAGAATCGATATTAACTTGATACTTCACCTTTTATCTTTATCCGAAAGAAGGTACTCACTTGCTAGGGGTGAAGAGATGAGTGTGCGCTTTTGCAATAACTTCAATTGTTTACTAACTTTCGAAGGTGAATGCGAGAGCTCTCTATAAATAGGTAGTCCAAATAAATCTTGTTATTTGTATTTTTTAACAAAAAGAAGGGCCTAAGTAAATATTATAACTGCATTTTAAACATTTAAGATACCACTAATTGATGAAATGTATGAGATAATGAGAGAAATGGACGAGGAATAGCAGTTCATGAAGAAAAACCTTAAATGATACGGAATGTTATTACAGAGAAAAATAAATGAATGATGATTATTGTCTTTGTATCTTAAAGGCTTTTCGCAAATAGGATTGAATTTAGCGGAGGTGTGTTTCGGTGTCAAACAGCGTAGATGACTATATTCAGCGGGGAATTTATGGTGATAGGGAAACGAAGCCGTCGGAACGTCGGAAGTTTCTTGGGACAATTCGTGAACGTATTGTGATCGCACTTACACAAGCACAGGTGAGAGAACATGGTATTTATCCACAAGTCGAGGAAGCTATAAAAGAAAATAAAAAGGCCCGTCTATATTTGAACGGACATATGAGTTCTGAAGACTTGGCGAAATATAGGAAGATTGCTTCTAGCTATCAAGTGCATTATAAAACCGTTACAAATAAAGATCATAAGTCTCCAATTGGTCTTGTCCTCGCATATGATTATGCGATTGATAAAGAGGAGATCTATGTTGAAAAGGAAAATGACAATACGGAGCCTCCAAAAAGTAATGAGAGAGGTCTTGTTACGATATTTAAGAAATTTTTCAAGGGGAATTAAGCGAATTGATACGGTACATAATGATTAGGGAGAAAAATAAGGGAGGCAATAAATATGCCCAAAAGCAACAAGGAATTATCATTAGAACAACATGAAGAACTACTCACATTATTGAAAGCGCGTTTTGAGAAAAACATGCACCGCCATACAGAACTTGAATGGGCTAAAGTCCAAGAGAAATTGGAAGCAAATCCTGAAAAATTATGGTCACTGAATGAGATGGAAGAGACTGGTGGCGAACCGGATGTTGTGGGTCATGATAAAAAGTCGGGCGACTACATTTTTTATGATTGTTCAGCAGAAAGCCCTAAAGGTCGCCGAAGTGTTTGTTATGATCTTGAAGCACTGGAATCAAGGAAAAAGCATAAACCTGAAAATAACGCGATGGATATGGCTGCCAACATGGGCATTGAACTTTTAACGGAAGAACAATACCGGGAGTTACAGGAACTTGGAAATTTCGATTTAAAAACGTCAAGCTGGGTGCAAACACCTGCTAATATTAGAAAGCTAGGCGGAGCCCTTTTTTGTGATTGCCGTTATGACACGGTCTTCGTGTATCACAATGGAGCAGATTCCTACTATGCTGCAAGAGGTTTTCGTGGCTCGCTAAGGGTATAAATATTATTTTACAGATTGGTTTGGCTATAAGGCGTAATGATTTATGAACGGATTCCGAATAGAGGAGTTCGTTCTTTTTTATTTTAAATGGTTGGCACCTGATTATTCCAGAACGAGCTGTTATAATTGACTGAACGTTCAATCATTTTGTGTGGCCATTAAAATGTAAGGAGGAGATTTTGATGTCATTACAAGTAGGGGATATCATTACATTTGAACGAACTTTTACAGTAAGGGATGTCGAATTATTCACAGAGATTTCAGGGGATGAAGGGATTCATCACGTAACCCCAGATGAGCAGGGAAGACTTGTGATTCAAGGATTATTGACTGCAACATTGCCGACGAAAATAGCTGGAGAACATAATGTGCTGGCGCGTAGTACGCGTTTTGAGTTTTTTAGACCTGTGTTTACGGACGATACAATCATTTGTGAAGTGAAAATTGAACAATATGAACGGCAAGAAAATAATCGAACTGCTTTTATGGCGTCCTTTGTGTGTGAAAATCAGCATGAAAAAGTGGTATTAAAAGGGGATGTCTCTGGCGTGATTCTTTAACCCATTCAGAACTTTCTTGCCTCAATGTAAAGTGTCAAAGACAGAGGGGAATACATGAAATCTTTAGCTCTGTTTTGACAGCTGTTTTATGAGAAGTGGCTATATCCCTTAACTCTTAAGTTTTCGAGAGTACTTCATATGCTTTTTTGATAATGGCTTTCCCCTGGTGTGTTGGAACCATTCCTGTTTTTGAGCGTTTAAAAATTTGAATACCAAGTTCTTTTTCTAAGTTGGCAATGGATTTGCTGATAGCAGGCGGCGAAACATGAAGCTTTTCTGCGGCGGCAGTAATAGACCCCAACTTTCCGATTTCTGTAATATATTGTAGTTGTTCAAAATGCATAGAATCCTCTCCAAAATATAATTTTAGTTAATGAAGGATAGCTATATAAGTTGAATTTATAATTTCCCCTACTCTCTTAGTTGATTGAAGTGCAGAGCGGCGACTCCAGCGGGAACAGCGCGAGCTGAAAGCCCCGCAGGAAGAGCCATCACGAAGAATGGCTTTTGCGACCGAAAAGCGAAGCGTTTGGGAGCGCCGTTTTTAGTGACGAGGAGATTGAAGCCGTGCCCGCGGAAAGCGTCTGCTCGGAACGGAAATCAACGTGGAGAAGATATTATTTAGTTCAATTTATATATCTTATACTTTACACGAATATTTAAATAGTTGGAATCGTAACTAAAATAAGCGACTAGTACTCCAATAAAGAACGTAAAGAAGATCAAGAGATGCCATTGTGCAGATCTTGTTCTTTTTTGTCTGCCTTAGATATAATCATTCAATTTAATCTAATAGAAGCATGGAAAAAAATGATTAAGCACTCTGTAAGAGATGTCTTATATAATAGGATGGGCAAATGGAATATAAAGATTGGTGGGAATTATTATGGAAGCGTCAGATAATATATGGACGGGTCAAAACCAACAAAGTGAGATGCAAATGGAACGCTTTTTTAATGTATTAAAAGCCACAGTAGTACGCTCTAGAGCAACAATGACCGCAACTTTCTTATCCGTGCAAAATGTAGAAGCGTTTAGTAAGGACGAGATGCAACGCGTGGAAGAAGAAATGACTATATACTTGGAAAGTAAAATTAGACAGACAGATTTACTATTCAAATTAGCAAAGCCGTGTGAGTGGTGCATTCTGCTGTCACAAAGTGGAGAAGAAGAAACGACGGCATTTCTCAACCGATTATTTTCAGATATGCAAAATCAGGAGCTGCCTTTATGGAATACACCTGATACCGCTATGGTAGCGAGCGTGGCGGAAATAGGAAATAGCCAGGTGGCGTATAAACAGTTGATAGCAAGTGGGAAATCTGGCCTGACTCATTCTCAGAAACAAGATGCTTGGCATATTGAATATATCCCTGACTTCAAGAAGAAAGAGATAGAAACAGTGAAAGTAAGCATTTTAGAGGGAAATGAAATATTTTCAAATGTATTAACAACTTCACTTCAAGACCTAGCAGTAGAACATTTTGATTTAGACATCAAAGTATTTAAAGATGGCTATGAATTTCTTGAATCAGGCTTTTTTCATTCTGGCCATACGCATATATTGATCATGAATGATATATTACCTAGAAAAAATGGATTAGAAGTACTGCATACATTACGAAAATTGCCGAATCAGAAAAAATTCACGATTTTTATGATGACGAAAAGAAAATCCGAAGTGGATATGCTGTATGCATATGAAAAAGGTGTAGATGAATATTTAATCAAACCCTTTAACTTACGACTATTCGAAGCACAAATAAAACGAACATTTGAAAGGCTATGGTCATAATGACATTAACAATAGAATTATTACTTCGATTGATTTTTGTGCTTATTATTGGATTAGCCACTTTTACTTGCTATTTGATTTTTAAACGAATGTTGGAAGTTTCAGGGTTACGAAAAAAAGAAGCCTATATTCGTGAGAAACAGATGCTGTGGTATCGCTATTTTAGGGACGAGGAGCCATTTCAAACATCCTTAATTCCAAAGAATAAATTTGAAGTTCAAGCAGTTGAAGAGCTATTTCTGTCCTATATAAATAATTTGTTTACACCTGCAATTTTAGAGAAAGTTAAGCTGTTTTCAAATCAATACTTACAGCAACATTTCTTGGGACTGTTAAGAAGCCGGAAATGGGGTGAACGCATCAATTCGATGGAACGAATTGTTGATTTTCATATCGATAGTCTCGTAGAAGAGTGCGAGAAAATGGATGGGGAAAAGCTATCTCGTGAAGAACATTTTCAGCTGTTAAAAATATATGCAGTATTAAAGGAAGAGCAGTTTGTCGATAAACTGTTGACTCTACCTGTCCTATTTTCTGAATATGAATATAAGAAGTTATTAATCAGTGTGGATGAAGAGATTTTGAGAGGTTTACTGAATCGAATCGAAGAATTCCCGGATACTTGTAAATTTGTCATGATTGATATTTTAGGTATAAAAAGAAATATGGATGATTTATCTTTTTTGGAGTCCCAATTGGAGCACAACAACGATGAAATTCGTATTCGGGCACTAAAAGCGATTTATGAGTTAGGGGTTATCATTGATCCGGAAAAATATGTACACTTTAACGTTTCGCCTATATGGGAAGAGCGCCTAATGCATGCGAAATTATTGGGGAATTTACCAATCACTTATTCCTTGCCTTATTTGGAGGTACTGCTGGAGGATGAGTCTTGGTGGGTACGATCTCAGGCAGCAAAAACAATCGGTAAGGACAAGCAAGGGGCAGAAATTTTACAAAGTTTTATTGAAACCGCAAGTGATCAGTTTGCTATTGATATGGCAAATGAAGTTTTATGGGAAGGAGGGAGTAAGTAAATGAGCTGGTCATCTGTGTTAAATGCACTGATGCTGTTTTTTGGTAGCATCATCATTTTTTATATGATTATTGTTATTCTAACGTATGCAATCATGCTACTTTTCGCTTTTACTCAACTACGAAAACAATATAGATTGAATAAAGAAGATATTGAAGAAGACTATATCGATGCAATTTATTCGAAGCCTGTTTCTATTATCGTGCCTGCTTATAACGAAGAGATAGGGATTGTGAATAATATCCATTCTCTACTTAGTCTTCGTTATCCAGAAACGGAAATAGTCGTTGTAAATGATGGTTCTACAGATGAAACGCAACGGACTGTCATCAAGCATTTTCAAATGAAACCGATTCAAAAAATTGTACGTGAACAACTTTCCACTGAACCGATTCTGAATATTTATCAATCCCAAGTGCATCCCAATTTACTTCTAGTTGAAAAGGAAAATGGCGGGAAGGCCGATGCGTTAAATGCAGGGATTAACATCTCCAAATACCCATACTTTTGTTCCATTGATGGAGATTCTATTTTAGAAGAAAAGTCTTTGCTACGTGTGATGAAACCAATCATTTTATCGAATGAAGATGTGATTGCATCGGGAGGAAACATTCGAATTGCGAATGGACATGATGTGCAATTAGGCTCTGTGTTCCAGACGAACTTATCATCAAACTATTTGGTTATCATGCAAATCGTGGAATATTTACGGGCCTTCTTAATGGGAAGAATTGCTTTAAGTAAATTCAATTTGGTACTCATTATTTCTGGGGCGTTTAGTGTGTTTTCGAAAAAATGGGTAATTGAAGCTGGAGGCTATTCGAAACAAACAATTGGTGAAGATATGGAAGTAGTTGTCAAGCTACATCGAATGCTCAAAGAAAAGAAATTGAAAAAAAGAATTGAGTTTGTATCTGATCCCGTATGTTGGACAGAAGCCCCTGAAAGTTTAGCCGTTTTACGAAATCAAAGAAGAAGATGGCACCAAGGCTTAATAGAAAGCTTATGGAAGCATAAAAGAATGACGTTTAATCCACGGTACGGCGCGATTGGTATGGTGTCTTTCCCCTATTTTTGGTTGATTGAATGTTTAGGGCCTATTATTGAATTAGGTGGATATATTTACATTATCATTGCATTTTTCATGGGACAGATTTATTACGAAATAGCGATATTATTGTTATTGCTTTTTGTCTTATACGGTGCTGTATTTTCGATTGCTTCTATATTGCTAGAAGCATGGAGTATGAAGACATATCCTAAAAGTAAAGACCTCTTTCGTCTGTTGGTATTGTCTTTGTCTGAAATGTTTTGGTATAAGCCTTTAACGCTAATTTGGAGAATGGAAGGATTAATCCGATTTATTTTAGGGCGACAAGAATGGGGACAAATGAAGCGACAGGGACTTTCTAAGAAAGGATCAGTGGAATGAAGCGATTTTATATGATTTTCATCTGTATTTGTTTGATTATAGCTATACCCATCATTTGGTGGTTTGTAGGATCAGAAAAAAAGTTGAATATAGCAATTGTCGATAAAACAGTGCCGAATGACACATATAGAGAACATTTGGGTATTACGTGGGTATTGAACCATTTAAAGTATATGAACA from Sporosarcina sp. FSL K6-1522 includes the following:
- a CDS encoding YitT family protein, with amino-acid sequence MVLQGLAVMIGAFITAYGLEAVLIPNNVSDGGVTGLSIVGSQLFGLPLGILIAVLNIPFVILGYYQLGKSFAIYSVIGIASLAYGTSVMHRIPTIIEGDTLLITVVGGIIIGFGMGIALRNGGALDGIDMLAVLLSRRLPFGTSDLILFLNLFVFIVVSFVFGLQGAFLSGIAYFIASKVIAIVEEGLSGSKTFKIITDQPELMVETIRERLGRGATYNQVEGGFSNESFKEITCIISRLEDSKMKEIINEVDKHAFVAVYDVAEVKGGNFKKRDIH
- the ftsZ gene encoding cell division protein FtsZ, with product MEFDTSTVAIQVIGVGGGGNNTINRMIEHGTQGVEFIAVNTDMQAVKLSQAETKMQIGVTLTRGLGAGANPEIGKKAVEESKETLRRKMKGADMVIVTAGMGGGTGTGAAPAIAEIARELGILTIGVVTYPFTFEGRKRASQAEAGIAAMKTAVDTLIVIPNDRLLEIIDKNTPMLEAFREADHVLRQAIQGISDVITVPGLINVDFADVKTIMSNKGSALIGIGSARGNNRAADAAKKAISSPLFGTGTSIDQAQGVLIKITGGTNVSLYEVQEAADIIASVGGDESTVIIGSVINENLQDEMVITVIATGFNDWKAPVSKTSSQLSTADKRSQPTSR
- a CDS encoding YueI family protein, with amino-acid sequence MSNSVDDYIQRGIYGDRETKPSERRKFLGTIRERIVIALTQAQVREHGIYPQVEEAIKENKKARLYLNGHMSSEDLAKYRKIASSYQVHYKTVTNKDHKSPIGLVLAYDYAIDKEEIYVEKENDNTEPPKSNERGLVTIFKKFFKGN
- a CDS encoding DUF4256 domain-containing protein — protein: MPKSNKELSLEQHEELLTLLKARFEKNMHRHTELEWAKVQEKLEANPEKLWSLNEMEETGGEPDVVGHDKKSGDYIFYDCSAESPKGRRSVCYDLEALESRKKHKPENNAMDMAANMGIELLTEEQYRELQELGNFDLKTSSWVQTPANIRKLGGALFCDCRYDTVFVYHNGADSYYAARGFRGSLRV
- a CDS encoding enoyl-CoA hydratase — protein: MSLQVGDIITFERTFTVRDVELFTEISGDEGIHHVTPDEQGRLVIQGLLTATLPTKIAGEHNVLARSTRFEFFRPVFTDDTIICEVKIEQYERQENNRTAFMASFVCENQHEKVVLKGDVSGVIL
- a CDS encoding LysR family transcriptional regulator, with the protein product MHFEQLQYITEIGKLGSITAAAEKLHVSPPAISKSIANLEKELGIQIFKRSKTGMVPTHQGKAIIKKAYEVLSKT
- a CDS encoding response regulator encodes the protein MEASDNIWTGQNQQSEMQMERFFNVLKATVVRSRATMTATFLSVQNVEAFSKDEMQRVEEEMTIYLESKIRQTDLLFKLAKPCEWCILLSQSGEEETTAFLNRLFSDMQNQELPLWNTPDTAMVASVAEIGNSQVAYKQLIASGKSGLTHSQKQDAWHIEYIPDFKKKEIETVKVSILEGNEIFSNVLTTSLQDLAVEHFDLDIKVFKDGYEFLESGFFHSGHTHILIMNDILPRKNGLEVLHTLRKLPNQKKFTIFMMTKRKSEVDMLYAYEKGVDEYLIKPFNLRLFEAQIKRTFERLWS
- a CDS encoding HEAT repeat domain-containing protein codes for the protein MTLTIELLLRLIFVLIIGLATFTCYLIFKRMLEVSGLRKKEAYIREKQMLWYRYFRDEEPFQTSLIPKNKFEVQAVEELFLSYINNLFTPAILEKVKLFSNQYLQQHFLGLLRSRKWGERINSMERIVDFHIDSLVEECEKMDGEKLSREEHFQLLKIYAVLKEEQFVDKLLTLPVLFSEYEYKKLLISVDEEILRGLLNRIEEFPDTCKFVMIDILGIKRNMDDLSFLESQLEHNNDEIRIRALKAIYELGVIIDPEKYVHFNVSPIWEERLMHAKLLGNLPITYSLPYLEVLLEDESWWVRSQAAKTIGKDKQGAEILQSFIETASDQFAIDMANEVLWEGGSK
- a CDS encoding glycosyltransferase — protein: MSWSSVLNALMLFFGSIIIFYMIIVILTYAIMLLFAFTQLRKQYRLNKEDIEEDYIDAIYSKPVSIIVPAYNEEIGIVNNIHSLLSLRYPETEIVVVNDGSTDETQRTVIKHFQMKPIQKIVREQLSTEPILNIYQSQVHPNLLLVEKENGGKADALNAGINISKYPYFCSIDGDSILEEKSLLRVMKPIILSNEDVIASGGNIRIANGHDVQLGSVFQTNLSSNYLVIMQIVEYLRAFLMGRIALSKFNLVLIISGAFSVFSKKWVIEAGGYSKQTIGEDMEVVVKLHRMLKEKKLKKRIEFVSDPVCWTEAPESLAVLRNQRRRWHQGLIESLWKHKRMTFNPRYGAIGMVSFPYFWLIECLGPIIELGGYIYIIIAFFMGQIYYEIAILLLLLFVLYGAVFSIASILLEAWSMKTYPKSKDLFRLLVLSLSEMFWYKPLTLIWRMEGLIRFILGRQEWGQMKRQGLSKKGSVE